A genomic stretch from Arthrobacter sp. KBS0702 includes:
- a CDS encoding sugar MFS transporter, with protein MTRAAQAAEVTRWRNAVVAAYAFSGIAFASWVSRLPAIRDGLDLTPGNVGLLLLCMTLGSFVSVSASGLIVLRFGSKQTIRIGSIMVGVGLVVAGFGTSVLVNPLAVAAGLVVVGLGTASWNTASNVEGAAVERAVRRHIMPRLHGAFSLGTVAGAGAGAWAAGAGVPVFWHLGAVGLLVAASVATAAGWFRADVTPVEEKAFTPARTDTFEDPSTGPLPIISQATQGQEVPLDNKRQIAQAWRDRRTLLLGVLVLGLALAEGAAGDWVALALADGHGQSDAAGAAGYGLFVTFMTVGRFAGTLALDRFGRVPVMRWCAALAVAGLGLFVFAPVPWLAYVALAIWGLGASLGFPVGMSAAADDPVKAAARVSVVSTIGYGAFLCGPPLLGLLAEHVGILHSLLAVMVMLVVSFLLSPVARKAS; from the coding sequence CAGCGGCATAGCCTTCGCCAGTTGGGTGTCGCGGCTGCCGGCCATTCGTGACGGGCTCGACCTCACGCCCGGGAACGTCGGCCTGCTGCTGCTGTGCATGACGCTGGGCTCCTTTGTCTCGGTGTCCGCGTCCGGACTGATCGTGCTGCGCTTCGGCTCCAAGCAGACCATCCGGATCGGCAGCATCATGGTGGGCGTCGGCCTGGTGGTCGCAGGGTTCGGCACCTCCGTCCTGGTCAACCCGCTGGCGGTCGCAGCCGGACTCGTGGTGGTGGGCCTCGGCACGGCCAGCTGGAACACCGCCTCCAACGTGGAGGGCGCCGCCGTCGAGCGCGCGGTGCGCCGCCACATCATGCCGCGGCTGCACGGTGCCTTCAGCCTCGGCACCGTCGCCGGTGCGGGAGCGGGCGCGTGGGCGGCCGGTGCCGGAGTGCCGGTCTTCTGGCACCTGGGCGCCGTGGGCCTGCTGGTCGCCGCCTCCGTGGCCACGGCCGCCGGCTGGTTCCGTGCCGACGTCACCCCGGTGGAGGAAAAGGCCTTCACCCCGGCCCGGACCGACACCTTCGAGGATCCCTCCACGGGCCCGCTGCCGATCATCAGCCAGGCCACGCAGGGCCAGGAAGTACCGCTGGACAACAAGCGGCAGATCGCGCAGGCCTGGCGGGACCGCCGGACCCTGCTGCTGGGCGTCCTGGTACTGGGGCTGGCCCTCGCCGAGGGCGCAGCCGGGGACTGGGTGGCACTCGCCCTGGCCGACGGCCACGGCCAGTCCGACGCCGCCGGAGCTGCCGGTTACGGCCTCTTCGTCACCTTCATGACCGTGGGCCGCTTTGCCGGCACCCTGGCGCTGGACCGCTTTGGCCGGGTCCCGGTGATGCGCTGGTGCGCGGCGCTGGCCGTGGCGGGACTGGGCCTGTTCGTTTTCGCACCCGTTCCCTGGCTGGCCTACGTCGCCCTGGCCATCTGGGGTCTCGGCGCCTCGCTGGGCTTCCCGGTCGGCATGTCCGCGGCCGCCGACGACCCGGTCAAGGCCGCCGCACGCGTCTCGGTGGTGTCCACCATCGGCTACGGGGCATTCCTCTGCGGGCCGCCGCTGCTCGGCCTGCTGGCCGAGCACGTGGGCATCCTGCACTCGCTGCTGGCCGTCATGGTGATGCTGGTGGTCAGCTTCCTGCTCTCCCCGGTGGCCCGCAAGGCCTCCTAG